The Castanea sativa cultivar Marrone di Chiusa Pesio chromosome 11, ASM4071231v1 genome contains a region encoding:
- the LOC142616354 gene encoding uncharacterized protein LOC142616354 has product MEKLGFYQRWRNLMMQCVSSVTYSVRINSKPRGQIVPTRGLRQGDPLSPYIFLLCAEGLSALIKNAISEGIVEGCKPSYVWQSIMAAQDIVRRGMRWQSDAQVKELIDLRTREWKMELIQRIFLPQEADIIGGIALSSQLPNDKQIWAVTANERFNVKSAYKLVMELSSRSERACKEILPTKENLKRRKVLEDSGCDSYHTYEESTGHLSWSCCRAQEMWAISKLFPRNCAWPFLSYLDLLWFIVMVEQWDQDWVEKVVMVAWAIWQNRNEHRNRGKKKNISVVVHKAIDYLHEYQACCAKVEVHIPSLDANWTPPPPRHYKINVDEAVFGAQKAVGIGVLVRDAEGRMVRLFNINLNALSCKSSLGNIGYVGINA; this is encoded by the exons ATGGAGAAACTGGGTTTCTATCAGAGGTGGAGGAATTTAATGATGCAATGTGTTTCCTCGGTCACCTATTCTGTTCGGATTAACAGTAAGCCAAGGGGGCAGATAGTTCCTACAAGGGGTTTGCGCCAAGGTGATCCACTCTCTCCTTATATCTTTTTGCTATGTGCTGAGGGCCTTTCAGCTTTGATTAAAAATGCTATTTCTGAGGGCATTGTGGAGG GGTGTAAGCCCTCCTATGTTTGGCAGAGCATCATGGCAGCTCAAGACATTGTTAGGAGGGGTATGAGGTGGCAG TCTGATGCTCAGGTTAAGGAACTTATTGATCTTAGAACTAGGGAATGGAAAATGGAGTTAATCCAAAGGATTTTCCTCCCTCAAGAAGCAGACATCATTGGTGGTATTGCTTTAAGCTCTCAACTACCTAATGACAAGCAGATTTGGGCTGTCACGGCAAATGAAAGGTTTAATGTCAAGAGTGCATACAAGCTAGTTATGGAATTGTCTTCAAGAAGTGAG CGTGCATGCAAGGAAATTTTACCCACTAAAGAGAACTTGAAGAGAAGGAAAGTACTTGAGGATAGTGGGTGTGATAGCTACCATACTTATGAGGAGTCCACGGGTCACCTTTCCTGGAGCTGCTGTCGTGCCCAAGAAATGTGGGCTATTTCGAAGCTCTTTCCTAGAAATTGTGCTTGGCCTTTCTTGTCTTATTTGGACTTGTTGTGGTTCATTGTTATGGTAGAGCAGTGGGATCAGGATTGGGTAGAAAAGGTAGTCATGGTGGCTTGGGCTATATGGCAGAACAGGAATGAACACAGAAATAGGGGCAAAAAGAAGAATATTAGTGTTGTGGTCCATAAGGCAATTGACTACCTACATGAGTATCAAGCCTGTTGTGCAAAGGTGGAGGTGCATATACCAAGCTTGGATGCGAACTGGACCCCTCCACCCCCTCGACATTACAAAATAAATGTTGATGAAGCAGTTTTTGGAGCACAAAAAGCTGTTGGGATTGGTGTACTGGTCCGTGATGCTGAGGGCAGAATGGTAAGACTGTTCAACATTAACTTGAACGCATTATCTTGCAAATCTTCCTTGGGTAACATTGGCTATGTGGGCATTAATGCTTAG